A single Amphiura filiformis chromosome 19, Afil_fr2py, whole genome shotgun sequence DNA region contains:
- the LOC140141099 gene encoding transcription factor BTF3 homolog 4-like has translation MNPERLQKLQSQAQQVRIGGKGSARRKKKVVHRTATTDDKKLQSSLKKLGVNNIPGIEEVNMIKDDGSVIHFNNPKVQASLAANTFAISGHAETKQLTEMLPGIISQLGVDSASSLRKLAQSVPIQESGAKLGVQADTIDEDDEDVPELVEDFDAPSKEES, from the exons ATGAATCCTGAAAGGTTGCAAAAGTTACAGAGTCAGGCACAGCAAGTACGTATAGGAGGCAAAGGCTCCGCCAGGAGAAAGAAGAAGGTCGTCCACAGAACAGCAACTACAGATGATAAAAAACTACAGAGTTCACTTAAAAAACTAGGCGTTAATAATATACCCGGAATTGAAGAG GTGAATATGATAAAAGATGATGGTTCAGTTATACACTTTAACAACCCTAAGGTGCAGGCATCACTTGCAGCGAACACATTTGCCATCAGTGGCCACGCTGAGACCAAGCAGCTCACAGAGATGTTGCCAGGAATCATTAGTCAATTG GGAGTTGATAGTGCAAGTAGTTTGAGAAAATTAGCACAAAGTGTTCCCATCCAAGAAAGCGGAGCCAAACTGGGCGTGCAAGCAGACACAATCGACGAGGATGATGAAGATGTCCCAG AATTGGTAGAAGACTTTGATGCACCGTCAAAAGAAGAGTCATAA